A single Paenibacillus sp. FSL R5-0517 DNA region contains:
- a CDS encoding DUF6547 family protein, with product MKEDNHSIRVQNYKDFIDGLVKIRPGVLSRWILTTGWPKTEENIKVNAFLGSLSEEQKQLLAQIIQQSRDGGIHDVLVYLNDEINLNGMKLIKNDIEIAKEPFDSEMYFDWVCRREGDPWPDSEK from the coding sequence ATGAAAGAAGACAACCATTCAATCCGTGTTCAGAACTATAAAGATTTTATTGATGGATTAGTCAAAATTCGGCCTGGAGTGTTATCAAGATGGATATTGACTACTGGGTGGCCAAAGACAGAAGAGAATATAAAAGTTAATGCATTTCTTGGTTCGCTGTCTGAAGAACAAAAACAATTACTTGCACAAATCATTCAACAATCACGAGATGGTGGTATACATGACGTTCTGGTCTACTTAAATGATGAAATAAACCTTAATGGAATGAAATTGATAAAAAATGACATTGAAATAGCCAAGGAACCTTTTGATTCAGAGATGTATTTCGACTGGGTATGTAGAAGAGAAGGAGATCCGTGGCCAGATTCGGAGAAGTAG
- a CDS encoding pyridoxamine 5'-phosphate oxidase family protein, which translates to MNNPFKEILTSEDEIRDLLGYPSELVKKKVIKYLDIHCRNFISLSPLLFLATSDEQGFCDVSPRGDAPGSVIVIDDKHLVIPERPGNRRIDSLRNILSNPRVGIIFIIPGLEETLRINGQAFVIKDEKILDLMKAKGKKPTLGIGVKVEECFIHCAKAFKRSGVWESKSWPEGDTLPLIPTILSDHVKSTEFTVEVIRKGLQESYEKRLY; encoded by the coding sequence ATGAACAATCCCTTTAAAGAAATCTTGACTTCAGAAGATGAAATTAGAGATCTCCTAGGTTATCCAAGTGAACTTGTAAAGAAGAAAGTAATAAAGTATTTAGATATCCATTGTCGAAACTTCATTTCTTTGTCACCCTTATTATTTTTAGCTACATCGGATGAGCAAGGATTTTGCGATGTATCACCACGAGGAGATGCACCTGGATCAGTGATAGTTATAGATGATAAGCATTTAGTTATTCCAGAAAGACCAGGTAATCGTAGAATTGATTCACTAAGAAATATCTTATCGAACCCAAGAGTAGGTATTATATTTATCATTCCAGGACTAGAAGAAACGCTGAGGATTAATGGACAAGCTTTTGTGATTAAAGATGAAAAAATTCTAGATCTTATGAAAGCAAAAGGTAAAAAACCGACCTTAGGAATAGGAGTAAAGGTTGAAGAATGCTTTATTCATTGTGCAAAAGCATTTAAGCGGTCTGGGGTATGGGAAAGCAAGTCTTGGCCAGAGGGGGATACACTACCGTTAATTCCAACAATACTATCAGATCATGTGAAATCAACTGAATTTACAGTAGAAGTAATCAGGAAAGGACTACAAGAAAGTTACGAGAAGAGACTTTATTAA
- a CDS encoding Type 1 glutamine amidotransferase-like domain-containing protein — protein sequence MSRLLLTSCGFYTEDIKNQFLEFIDGDISKLKVSIITTASPSKETNRYAQRALQEFKDMGFQHINFVDIEFDDPQILLHRDVIYINGGNPYTLLYYAKKSGADEIIRTLAAQNVIIVGVSAGTLLLGPNINIVDFFTPQMNTMNLTDFKALGVTDKLIFPHSDRDDIFKDSTNKTIEERIVEFESTENCKVTRLKDEEYILGS from the coding sequence ATGAGTAGATTGTTACTAACCTCTTGTGGTTTTTATACTGAAGATATTAAAAATCAATTTCTGGAGTTTATTGACGGAGATATTTCTAAATTAAAAGTCTCAATTATTACAACAGCATCCCCTTCAAAAGAAACTAATAGATATGCACAAAGAGCATTGCAAGAGTTTAAGGACATGGGATTTCAGCATATCAATTTTGTAGATATTGAATTTGATGATCCACAAATTCTCCTACATAGAGATGTTATATATATCAATGGTGGAAATCCATATACATTATTGTATTACGCTAAGAAAAGTGGTGCTGATGAAATTATCAGAACACTGGCCGCACAGAATGTAATTATCGTTGGAGTAAGTGCAGGAACGTTATTACTGGGGCCGAATATTAACATTGTGGATTTCTTTACTCCACAGATGAACACAATGAATTTAACGGATTTTAAGGCATTAGGTGTAACTGACAAGCTTATTTTTCCTCACTCTGATCGAGATGACATATTTAAAGATAGTACTAATAAAACCATTGAAGAGAGAATAGTAGAATTTGAATCCACTGAGAACTGTAAGGTGACAAGGCTTAAAGATGAAGAATATATCCTGGGTTCGTGA